The genomic window tgatgaagaaaggcgctagtgcgggactagtcttcgtatctcccctcggggtccgcatgaggtacatggttcggctccattttccctcatcaaacaatatcgcagaatacgaagcgcttaTCAACGGCCTacaaatcgccatcgagctgggtgtccgatgcctcgatgtcaggggtgactcctagctagttgtcaatcaggtcatgaaggagtcgagctaccatgatgccaagatggaggcatactgtcaagaagtccaacggctggaggacagattcgacggcctcgaactcaatcacatcccaagatgccttaacgaagcagccgacacgctcgcgaaagcagcgtccggccgagagccagtctcgacaggcgtctttgccagcgatcaacacaaaccctcgatacgctacgcggggtcggaacaagccgacgatggcccatctagtccgaccctaggggccgatccgccaactgctctaCCCGACCCCaaggttatggagcttgaagaggacccagcagcggagtccgaccctcctgatgactggagaacgctttacctcgactacctcctccgcgacaTACTACCaacagacaagacggaagcccaacGGCTCGCACgacgtgccaagtccttcgttcttgtagagggcgaactctacaaacagagtcacatcgggattctacaactctgtatccctggcgaacagggaaaactcctgctgggcgatatccacggtggagtctgcggtcatcatgccgcaccaaggaccttggttgggaatgcattccgacaaggcttctactggcccaccgtagtagccgatgccgagcaaattgtacgcacctgcgaagggtgtcagtactacgcttggcaaactcacctcatggcccaggcactccagatgatccccatcacatggcccttcgcggtctaggggctcgacctggttgggccactcaaaaaggcgtccgggggcttcacccacctgcttgtcaccatagacaagtttacaaaatggattgaagcttgaccaatatccacgatcaaatccaagcaagctgtgctattcttcctcgacatcatccatcgctttggagtaccgaactccatcatcacagacaacggcacgcagttcaccggtaggaaattcattcgattctgcgatgaacaacacatccgaatcgattgggcagccgtcgtgcACCCTggacgaacgggtaggtcgagcgcgcaaacggcatgctcctgcaaggccttaagccgagaattttcaaccggttgaacaagttcagcgcgcgctggctcgctgagcttccggccgtactctagagcctaaggacaactcctagccgagccactggctacacacccttcttcatggtctacggttctgaggccgttctcccaacggaccttgactatggagcaccgagaatcagagcatacgacgaacagggggctgaggcatcccaccaagacgccatggaccagctagatgaagctcgcaacatcgccctcctctgttcaactaagtaccagcaggtgttgcgatggtaccatagccgacaggtgcggggtcgagccttcaacgtcagggacctcgtcctctgccttgtatagagcaataaggaccgccacaaactctcaccGCCCTAGGAGGGTCCCTACGTCGTCGCAGAAGTACTTTGCCCGGGCACctataggttgaaaaccatcaatggcgaggtcttcaccaacgcctgtaacattgagcagctacgtcatttttacccttaaataaacacatactcttccttattagtttttgtcattacaaaatCCTGATCCTTAGTggcatccgacccctgcaaattgcgaggggtcagacctcactcgggggctgacatgAGTAATACAAGTAGTACGCTTGCAAAAActtcctgtgttatatttgcaaacgttctctaagttttccgttcttctcgtaaacaagtcctaaggactaagatttcgggaacaaattctgagtacaactggtaggactgcgggagacccatgccccagcggctgcaacctctttgctcaccagcacaatcagaATTAATTCGCCCGcgttcctagtttcttatgacttaaacaatgggaagggtcggagggcactaaAACCGCTTCTATAAAAGGAGGAAGTTAAAAAAAACTGCTTGCCAtggcaaaagatgaaaatttattcattttttgcacaaattcaccacttacaaagtgatttcatcacaaaaaggactaatatacttgtaaattcagaggactgtttacttgggggcttccccacaaaattattcaattagTCTCTGTCTAGCTTTACTGCAAGTActgctgcggtcgccgcgccacgctctacatcggcaacgcccggggcatgtacataggccagttcgtctactgtggccgccacgccacgctctccatcggtgatgtcTCACCGCTCTGcaggatcctcgaaggcaccATCATCTGCAACGCCGAGCACCACACCGCTGACGGTGGCGCCCCTCcactagggactacgccatcatcatcagtcaCAACCCCAATAGCGACGCCTCTGccggggcgtccagggactatgccgtcatcgtcagccgcaaccctgacaacggcgtcagGGCAGGAAACACCACCCGCCAAAGGAGGGACACAGCGAACGACGGCAAAGTCGACGACGTACGGCGCCCTCCAGCActccttctccttcggcagcagcgactcctcagcaagggtggcttacaccatctcatctatgttggatgacctctggctcgacatcacgctccggattcatgagcggatttgtgagttttctctctctggcattacccttcctcactcaggaaccaccgtgACGCACGGATGCatttggcggaaaggaagaagaaggagaggtagcagctcagaggcagaagaagaggtgggatgagaactcccctccccctccctatttaaagaggaggcgctgcagctaaggaaaggcaaaaggttggacgaaaaactctctcccttcccctccttaaatgcgaaatcaatgctgatagacacCTGAGGGGACGTGCCGGAACTGACGGGACGCACCCCGGTCGACGAGGTGCCCCCCAGTCAAATgggacactgcctgggtatggcccgccattgacccgctccggacgcggcaattaaggcgcccacatgggcagacgacccttcgcctccccatgcaggactaCGGGGCGATCCGATGATAGGACCTCTATGAAGGGGAGCCCAACGGATCTCTTGGGTCAACCATGCGGCCTAGGAGAGATGACGAACGaatgtccaaagaaagataagcatctctgccttcttactttacgcgttaaattcattaccgagcttccgaccccgtcaaatggcagggacacgaacatcactcgggggccgAGGATGTCTACTAGTCTAGACATCCTCCCCACCTGACCCCTCCGTACTCTTGAAACCAGGGGCACAGAatacgggcatagaactttgagtaaaactagacaaactagcagaccctacgccccgatagctatggtgtttctgttcaccagaataaTCATACTCAGTGCCCCCCGCGCCTCCAGCTTCgacatctgccttctcaagaagggttcggaggggtctgcCTATATAATCTCCCCCaagggagaagctgtcaggtcgcccaagtcaatcgaacggctcggaccgccaccgagatacaaaaaacaaagaacagcgattcttatgcaggttactccaacctcgtcgcaaacatcagggcccgaaccccgcaCGAACACATCTGGTGGGAGCTGGTAGGAGCTTtccatcactcatgccaccaaggtaacgttactgaccccgccttcatttcgattaaattatacattcaaacattacatatgcaaaacgttgcatcccaacgcttcgtgtcgcgtcacgaaacggtcgtcgtctcattcgatataggtggcagtaggccgaggttcgaaggccggcccgcgaagggctcgaggccgcctcgtgccgaacagagccagggagaaataactaagatgagccccagcggctctgcccgaccccgctcagaagcggacagggacgtttcaaccttttctcgttcgattctaacctcgagccaaacccatagaatctccatcaaggagaggccatcaggccacctgagcctatcaaacggctcgggcatctgccgggaggcgggttaagaagttgtggaatgccaccagagggctctgccgaccccatcagcaaaggATGGacacggattccacacgaacatacccgttagcgagctcattgagcacaacactcaagccaccgaggcaagtgttgtttactcagcccctccaatTACGAAACGaatgtccaaagaaagataagcatctctgccttcttactttacgcgttaaattcattaccgagcttccgaccccatcaaacggcagggacacgaacatcactcgggggctaccgaggatgtctaccagtctagacatcctccccacctgacccctccgtacgcttgaaaccaggggcacggaatacgggcatagaactttgagtaaaactagacaaactagcagaccctacgccccgatagctatggtgtttctgttcaccagaataaTCATACTCAGCGCCCCCCGCGCCTCTAGCTTCgacatctgccttctcaagaagggttcggaggggtccgcctatagaatctcccccaagggagaagctgtcaggtcgcccaagtcaatcgaacggctcagaccgccaccgagatacaaaaaacaaagaacagcgattcttatgcaggttactccaacctcgtcgcaaacatcagggcccgaaccccgcaCGAACACATCTGGTGGGAGCTGGTAGGAGCTTtccatcactcatgccaccaaggtaacgttactgaccccgccttcatttcgattaaattatacattcaaacattacatatgcaaaacgttgcatcccaacgcttcgtgtcgcgtcacaaaacggccgtcgcctcattcgatataggtggcagtaggctgaggtttgaaggccggcccgcgaagggctcgaggctgcctcgtgccgaacagagccagggagaaataactaagatgagccccagcggctctgcccgaccccgctcagaagcggacagggacatttcaaccttttctcattcgattctaacctcgagccaaacccatagaatctccatcgaggagaggccatcaggccacctgagcctatcgaacggcttgggcatctgccgggaggcgggttaagaagttgtggaatgccaccagagggctctgccgaccccatcagcaaaggATGGACACGGATTCCACacaaacatacccgttagcgagcttattgagcacaacactcaagccaccgaggcaagtgttgtttactcagcccctccaatTATGAAagtcgaggacggggtaacacgcgaattacggccgacccctattagaccctaacaaggcccgggggcttgagccgctcaatacagggacacaggttcgaaggccctcccttgccgagcccatagagtccccatttggggatttctgttggaagacagggcggggaatattgcaatgccatccaaggacttcgtcgaccctgtcacaaaaaccacggaatgggattccatctgaacgttccggtctccagtaacacccgaccccagcaaatgcagggggtcggaccttactcgagggctggttaaggtacggctacctcctttcctCTTTTCAaaaacaatcattacatcagattccctcctcacatcaagaccagcggcaagattcaggggaacagattggtaagaccgcaaaaaccAAAATGACCAGACGACTATGGGAAGAAGgtgaaatcaaacaaaatgaaattacgaagcaaaatcatgaaactgcgtccagactcgaaaataccgacacttgttcacatattatatataagttgtgctcaaaattattcgactaactacttccacgaagggagaaccatttctttcagattatccgctaggtttttcgcaaggggagccaccaccttctcaattgcctctagctcatcatcctcataggtaggcgggaaaccttcgctcatcaccttcaggttgatctccttctcgtaatgagcatgggcgacggtgaaggcctgggtgatcccagcgtgaaaagcactctcctcaagctggcccacccgagccatgatactAGCGGCACAGGTCGcaggcgagctggtcccctcctcttgtgccacctgCAGGTTGTCGTAGACCGCTAGAACGGCGAGGGACAGGCGATCATATTCATCACCTTCAGCTTGAAGAAGCCGCCGCGCCTCGGCAAGATCGGTGCGCAAACCGGTAGAAACTTCCTTGGCATCCAACTGTCAGGTCACATCGACTCCAAGATCCATCTGGCGTGCCTTGGCCTCCCGACGCGCTTCGTCGCGCTCTCGGATCGTCCGCTCGATCACTGCGGCATCCTAGTTCGCCTTCTCCTGCAACAtcgcggacctctcctcagccttcagcttgaggtcccaTTCTATCTGtagctccgccaggagctcgcTGGCTTTCTCACTAGCCGCGGcattcttctgcagcagctcgtcttgctcctttcggagcctggcgatctcctcctcatccagctttgtcctcgccgacaagtcctcaaacatcccatgggcATCCTCCATGTCCTGACGCACCTGGACCTCCCgctgctgggcggcagcaagctatgCACCCACATCTCCTCGCAGTCGGGCCTCCTCGATAAGGCGATCCCATTTTGCCTTCTGTTCGCGGAGGAACTGGGATTTGTTCCGACTACGAGCAACAATGACCTAAAAAGAAGATCGGTGTCAGAAACACAAAAATACTTGGAAAAGGAGGAAAACGAGGAAGAACGAGCAAATACCTGGCTAGTAGGAAGGACAATTTCACGCAAGGCCCCTCTGACCTGGTCCAGGGCATTCATCATTGTCGAAAGCCTGAAGTCAAGActttcccgctccatgctctcggaatggtcGTTGAGCATAAAAAGGACCGACGTTGGGTCCTGAGCGTtcatccactgaagcggcggctcACCCCGCGCAGGGGATCGGCTGCCTCCCGATAAAGGGGCCGGGGGTAGCTCCCTCCTGATCCTATgcggcaccaccaccacgcccgaCGACCCTCTGGCCATGTCCACCTCCATCTGGTCTGCCTCGTCCACCATGGCCTGGGCCGCCGATGGCATCAACTGCGCCACCCCCTCGGACGCCATCATGGCAACATCCAGCCCCGCCGGGCTTGGTACGGCCACGGCCACTTCCACCTGGGTCTCCGGTGGCATGGACGGCACTGCGCCCTTAGGCACCACCTCCGTCGGCGATACTAGAccctcggccggctgtaccacgcccgccacggaagaTGCCACCTGCTCAGCAACCATTGAGGGCGCGGGCGCCACCACAGGCGCCGTCGGATCGGCCAACACGGCTCtaacatcggcaccactcctgcccgaaatagggACGACGTCGGGCAGCGCCATCCGTCCTGcctgaatggcgaggctcttcttgggcgccagccctagggaGTGGCCCGtctgcaagaacctacacaaaggtaaaagccattaggtcaaaatagaaaaaaaggatgaaaacaaggGAATCAACGGCTTACACTGACGccttcggccggcggaagcgttttggggacggatccctagATCCCTACCCCGACTtgtctgggcgggaccgtttcgagcctgccccctgctctgaggcaggggggctcatctccaccgtctcatggggcacggcaccagagccactcccctccaccgtctcatggggtgcggcaccagagccactcccctccaccatcacctcggggTCGGTGGCGGCAGGCcctccttcccccatccaccgatcctcggtcGGCACACCGTCCGAAGTGGTGGACTCTCCGGCCTCCAACGACCTcaccgactcacttccctccgtgtggaacaggaagggtccctgcacggataggtgggcacttgtcagcgtgtcctcatcctccaggacgccccaatccacgtcgacggctacctcgtcatcatcgtcgtcgtcgtcatcactgctcacgtcctctccccgatcccgtgcttcctgcttcagtcattttttcttcttcatctgctcccttgcattcttgtcccactcggccacgagtcgattcgccgccgccatggccttgTCCTTTGGCAGTGGAACCAGACtgtctttgaagactagcccccccggctggtcccaacgtcgcaaaagcgagtatcaaaaaatggagattcaggaaaaagaaagagcacgggagaagaaggcttacgaattcgaagaacccaggttccggccgcattgggggatgtccgggcaccggatacacaatgtcgaggatgcCGCCtgcggaatccttcgtcggctccgtcgcctccttaatgcgttgcgccacttccgagaaagggagcgcctcgtcaacaagcaccgtcccctcgaacgacatcccaGGCATCATCTGATGCAGGGGAAGCGTGCGCGCCATCAGcgatgccaccctcctcgcatgataggcgccgataatccccgtcccctttacgcCCCGTTCCTTTAggacttggagggcggaaagaaggtcggaaaggtgtttcttgtctttgaactggacgccccaagcccatgactccggagcctcttcaataaggcgcccggtgtaccttggcagggtggcactcacatcatccctgacataaaaccactgtgagtgccatcccttgttagaggtcgccagacgcatgaacgggtaacccctcgaccgggtatggtgTAGATGAACGCTGGCACATCCTATCGGCACATTCACCTCCTTCCCCCCGATCCGCCTCTTCGACAAACTGACGGTAAAGAAATACCGcaacagatcaaaatggggatcgatccctaggaaacccttgCACAGGacaacaaacgccgccatatgttgaaccccattgggagttagatgctgcagctccgcCTCATAATAATCTAGCAGCCCCCAAAGGAATCTATGCACGGGTACCGCAAATCCCTGCTCATGGAAGATGGTGAAAgatacgacatacccttcgggcggcgccggctcaccctcgtcaccaggtagcagccactcctagacggcggatagtggacggagaaggccacggtggacgaggccctccaaacaccgagaggtgatgctagatctgccccacaactccattaaagtgactggggagaaaggtgggcgcgagctcgacggcggctacaaggcaggcgcaagcttgacggcggctgcaacaTGGATGCAAGCCGGTCGACAGTGGCGGTGCGGACGcaggaggctggggcgattggcggtggatgtttcagacgcaaaggcaagggagcgaaatacagaaccttgggggtgaaccccgtggttttataggggcgacggacgcgagaagggcaaccgtccgcctcgatctctaggcctgccacgcgcaccgccGCGTCATGTCGTGGGACATGCGCccacagtccctatcctctcccaccaaaaatcaCGGTGGACAGTTTGCTTTCCCCAGGCGAATCTGGACTCTCTATCCACCTGGGAAACGCAGGGCACGAAGACTTTTTTCTCTTTGgtccacctagggcccagaagctcggcggccGGCCCAACTGAGGATGGGTCCGCGAatgatccgaaatcaagggcgcaagcgTTACTGGGATCTTGATCCACGGTTAAGCCCCAGTTAGGTCAGCTCTGAATGagatccccgcgaacgggatactacgaccccctcgaaaaaatatccagttggcgaaaaactaagtcctttagcCTTACTCGCAAAgggtccgatacaaccccccgggtgatcctactcgaatcacctgggggctcgggggctacacccatcgggtgcgctcgcgcgcaccctctggcaaagtaactccgatgaaatcaaaaacaccctccaggcggttctatccgaatcacttagaggctcgggggctactgtcggggacctaatactggggtaccccaggaggtggaaccaataaccatcgaacgttaaaaacttctggacggacaagggcgccgctacgttccttgctcgaatgacggaagtttggttccgtctcgcccgacgcctttgggccagcctcgcctcgcccaagggctaagggctagtctccgcctcacccaacatctttgggccagcctcgcctcacccgagggctaagggctggcctccgttccgcccgacgccttcgggacagctccgcctcgcccgagggctgaaggctagtctccgcctcacccgacaccttcaggacagctccgcctcgcccgagggttgagggatagactccgcctcgcccgacccccggggggtgggctcggtcacgcccaagggataaggactagactctgtctcgcccgacgaccgaggacgaacctcgccccgttcgatgtccaaagactggtttcatcttacctgataacttctccttcgttccctcatgatgatgggtacatagcaagacaagatgttcgggtcaaccacggcttcaaggaccataccctacgccccgaCAGGAAAgatactgccagggaacgactggacgggtgctttagacccttccaggcgccgcagagcccaaaaggtattgcaggcgcgtgctcctcgccctgtagagttgtaggcgccgccttcagctctgggacacggaacccgacgaagatatacgacaaccactacactccagaaaaggatttgtgatctccacgaaggacggacatgccgtcaccacgttatggacccaagggagcggcgcccgctttccgacccctcgggtccacccaatcaaaggaccttgcccatagcgctactccggaccccgaccctgcgtccctccgacagagactcataggagccagaaggcgtgcggagcaaggctggacaaggttcataagtcaaaaccactgtactgcagccTATACCCTGTGCAGGGCAGTATTCTGCaaacatcctgacattctacaggggcatcgacagtattgtaggcgttgatcatcctttcacacccatcagaatgggtaaccgagctgggtagacgtgagccacaaggctaggtagagcacgcatcctaagccctcacccttgtaaagccgcccccttcatctataaaagggaatgcgctTCCTCCAACGGAGGGGGAACAaaataacacacacacacacacagtcaagctgctaccaagctcttggcctcctttcgacccttccatcagagacttgggacatgtccatccctcgatcgtttgtatcccctactacgaaccattcacggtgctaataacacgagcagcaacaaactggacgtagggatattcagcccgaaccagtataaatcttgtgtcctttagcgcaccatttgagcctaacgcgtattactataaatttacttgccggtgcttgtacgaaacaccgacagggtGGGCGTGCTATTGCAGGCGGTTGGGCCGCCTGGCCACTTAGGCTGTCTGCGCGAGTGGGAGAAAGGGGAGGGGGAGGGCCGGCTGGGCTAGGCCAACGCAAGCGCGGGAGAGCGGAGGGAGGGGCCGGTTGGACTGGGCCTCAGCGGCAGCAGGCCAAAAGGGAGAGGATGggagagaaagaaaaagaaaagtcttttcctttttctaaatGATTTTTGCGAAAGACATCTATCCTATTATGACTTAAACGTGAAACTAAACACACGAGAGCAACCAATAAAAACTATGtagcggcatgaatgcaacaaatattGTTTCTACCTTATATTTCTTTTTACTTTATTTTGTAAAATGATTATTCCTCCCTTGAAAAATAAATACAACTAACCAAATTAAATTCAAACTAATTCAAATAAATTCTAAATTTCAGAATTTGaaaattagggtgttacaataaccTTCTAGAGGTGCATGCAGGGGTGTTTTAGGGAGCAAATCGGTCGCCGACCACATGGGAGAGAAGCCGGAGCGGGCGCTTCAACCTGGGGAGGAAGCAGGGACGTGAGAGTATCCTGCTGTGACCTTGCATAGCAGGTCGTTCGAAGGTGTGGTGCGGGGAGAGATAGTGCTGGAGGCTGGAGCATGAACGAGTGGACGAGAGGATAGGACTGCACGAGAggattttttttagaaactcttgAACGGATGGGAGAGGATAATTAGGCTAGTGTCACGGCCCACTAAGAAGCATCTATGCGAACGGACGGCCGCATCATagcattaaaaaaaaagaaagaaacaaaatatACATGTACACATCGGATCGGTGATGGGGAAGGTATATAGCGAACAGGGTTAGTTGTAGCTGACACGGACTGTTTTTATCCACGCATTTGTTTCTCAATTGGTATTGAAGTCAATTTACTATATTTTGTAATTTTCTACTTCCAAATTCAGCCATACATTTTTATCTTAATTTGGTTTAGGGACCGTTCGGATtcattagcactaaaaattacCATTTGAAATTACTAATAAAATTGCTAATTATTAGTTGAAGGGCTACTGACTATTAATTCCATTAACAGGATTAGAGTTGCTAATATGTGCTACTAGTTTATATACACCTTTAACttatccaaccacctattagcaAGTAGATCCAAATAGCCCCctactaaaaattagctagctagctaaaagTTAgaaaagcatctccaagagattcTTTATATCTTCCCTAATTAAAAAGAATAGAGATTTTGATTAAAAAAATATCATCCAACGGACTCTTCAATTGGATATCCAAATATAGATATCATCTATTCAAGATATCTCACTGGCTAAAAATGGAGAACGAGGATGACTTAGCATATAGAAAAGTTGTTGGAAAATACAGAGATATAGAAAGTGACTTTTactcaaatgactctccaaatgataatttagagagtAGATTTTAGAAAGGCTCGTGAAAAGGTAGCTAATTTTTAGTAAAAATGGACGCCCTTAATCTAActttgcattttttttctttatttgatcGTAATTTTTAATCCTTCTCGGCAGTTTATAAGGCACGAGATTCAATATCATAACGATTTCCTCTGATATGGTCTTACAAAGTTCCTGTACCTGTTCCAAGTTCCAAATGAGCAAGCGGGAGCGGTGATGTATACCCATGGTCAGATCCGGCTCAGTTAGTTAAAGTTACATTACATGATGGAGCAAGGCGGCGGTTCCTGCTCGTACACTACTCTCTCCTGGTACCTGGGGCACGAAGGCCACGACGGGACGTGGTGGACGAACACCGTGGCCGGCGTCTCTGGCGCTTTCTTCtctgcgcccgccgccgccgtcttcttcttaTCCTGCTCGGCGGGCTTCTTCTCCTCGGCCGGCGGCTTGGGCGGCGGGCCGATGGTGAGCACGGACGCGCGCCTCCCGGCCTTCCTCGCCTGCACGATCACG from Miscanthus floridulus cultivar M001 chromosome 11, ASM1932011v1, whole genome shotgun sequence includes these protein-coding regions:
- the LOC136491501 gene encoding heavy metal-associated isoprenylated plant protein 2-like; translation: MSKVTVLKVDTSCAKCKRKVLQAVTGLHGVDKVEVDSEKSTMTVTGTVDPVDVIVQARKAGRRASVLTIGPPPKPPAEEKKPAEQDKKKTAAAGAEKKAPETPATVFVHHVPSWPSCPRYQERVVYEQEPPPCSIM